A window from Microvirgula aerodenitrificans DSM 15089 encodes these proteins:
- the arsB gene encoding ACR3 family arsenite efflux transporter — MSVQCETIARHEAGTPMSVFERYLTLWVGLCIVAGVAVGQWLPDVFQAIGRMEVARVNLPVGLLIWVMIIPMLVKVDFSALHEVRQHVRGIGVTLFVNWLVKPFTMAFLGWLFIRQLFAPMLPADQIDSYVAGLILLAAAPCTAMVFVWSRLTGGDPLFTLSQVALNDGIMIVAFAPLVAFLLGISAITVPWATLLTSVVLYIVVPVILAQLWRRSLLARGQAAFDRAMAMIGPWSMAALLLTLVLLFAFQGEAILRQPLVIALLAVPILIQVFFNSALAYWLNRMVGERHTIACPSALIGASNFFELAVAAAISLFGFHSGAALATVVGVLIEVPVMLVVVRIVNASRPWYERGRR; from the coding sequence ATGTCCGTTCAATGCGAAACGATCGCCCGGCACGAGGCGGGAACGCCGATGAGCGTGTTCGAGCGCTATCTGACGCTGTGGGTCGGGTTGTGCATCGTGGCCGGAGTGGCGGTCGGGCAGTGGCTGCCCGATGTGTTCCAGGCCATCGGCCGGATGGAGGTCGCCAGGGTCAACCTGCCGGTTGGCCTGCTGATCTGGGTGATGATCATCCCTATGCTGGTCAAGGTCGACTTCTCCGCACTGCACGAGGTGCGGCAGCATGTCCGCGGCATTGGTGTCACCCTGTTCGTGAACTGGCTGGTCAAGCCGTTCACGATGGCATTTCTGGGCTGGCTGTTCATCCGCCAGCTGTTCGCGCCGATGCTGCCCGCCGACCAGATCGACAGCTATGTCGCCGGTCTGATCCTGCTTGCCGCCGCACCATGCACGGCCATGGTCTTTGTCTGGAGCCGGCTGACCGGTGGCGACCCGCTGTTCACGCTGTCGCAGGTCGCGCTCAACGACGGCATCATGATCGTGGCGTTTGCGCCGCTGGTGGCTTTCCTGCTCGGTATCTCGGCGATCACGGTGCCGTGGGCCACGCTGCTCACGTCCGTCGTACTGTATATCGTGGTGCCGGTCATCCTGGCCCAGCTGTGGCGCCGGTCGCTGCTGGCCCGCGGACAGGCGGCTTTCGACCGGGCAATGGCAATGATCGGCCCGTGGTCGATGGCCGCACTGCTGCTGACGCTGGTGTTGCTGTTCGCGTTTCAGGGCGAGGCCATTCTCCGCCAGCCGCTGGTCATCGCCTTGCTGGCAGTACCGATCCTGATCCAGGTGTTCTTCAATTCGGCGCTGGCCTACTGGCTGAACCGGATGGTGGGTGAGCGGCACACGATCGCCTGCCCGTCGGCACTGATCGGTGCGTCGAACTTCTTCGAGCTGGCCGTGGCGGCCGCCATCAGCCTGTTCGGTTTTCACTCCGGTGCTGCGCTGGCGACTGTGGTCGGCGTGCTGATCGAAGTACCGGTGATGCTGGTGGTGGTTCGCATCGTCAATGCATCCCGGCCCTGGTACGAGCGCGGGCGCCGCTAG
- the arsA gene encoding arsenical pump-driving ATPase codes for MHFLDNPPLFLFFTGKGGVGKTSLACAAAIRLADAGRRVLLVSTDPASNVGQVFGQAIGSHVTAIRSVGGLSALDVDPQAAAAAYRARIVDPVRGVLPEAVVAGIEEQLSGACTTEIAAFDEFTSLLTDTRLQSCYDHIVFDTAPTGHTLRLLQLPGAWSGFLEHNPDGASCLGPLAGLEKQRARYRDAVAALADRQRTRLVLVTRAQAAALKEVARTHDELDALGLSRQFLVINGILDPDEAVADPLAMAIVRREQAALQAMPAALQSLPVDRLALKAFNLVGLDALRQLLAPSLLPAGSEPPALDALRAPPLSSLIDALAGAGHGLIMLMGKGGVGKTTMAAAIAVALARRGRDVHLSTSDPAAHLTDTLAGELAHLTVSRIDPQAETARYRRHVLETRGRLLDDAGRALLEEDLRSPCTEEIAVFQAFSRIIREAGKRFVVMDTAPTGHTLLLLDATGAYHRDMVRQMGDSKLHFTTPMMQLQDPAQTRVIITTLAETTPVLEAASLQADLRRAGIEPWAWIINNSLACASPRSPLLRQRAHNERVCIDAVASRHASRYAVVPLQADEPVGLQRLAALGD; via the coding sequence ATGCATTTTCTCGACAACCCGCCACTGTTCCTGTTCTTTACCGGCAAAGGGGGCGTCGGCAAGACCTCGCTGGCGTGCGCCGCAGCGATCCGGCTGGCCGATGCCGGGCGCCGCGTGCTGCTGGTCAGCACCGATCCGGCCTCCAATGTCGGGCAGGTGTTCGGTCAGGCGATCGGCAGTCATGTCACGGCCATTCGCAGCGTGGGCGGCCTGTCGGCACTCGATGTCGACCCGCAAGCGGCGGCGGCTGCCTATCGCGCCCGCATCGTCGACCCGGTACGGGGTGTCCTGCCCGAGGCGGTTGTCGCCGGCATTGAAGAGCAGCTTTCCGGTGCCTGCACCACGGAAATCGCCGCATTCGACGAGTTCACCTCGCTGCTGACGGACACGCGCCTGCAATCCTGCTATGACCATATCGTGTTTGATACCGCGCCGACCGGGCACACCCTCCGCCTGCTGCAACTGCCTGGCGCCTGGAGCGGCTTCCTGGAGCACAACCCGGACGGGGCATCCTGTCTCGGGCCGCTGGCCGGGCTGGAAAAACAGCGGGCCCGGTACCGGGACGCCGTAGCGGCGCTGGCCGACCGGCAGCGGACCCGGCTGGTGCTGGTGACGCGCGCCCAGGCCGCGGCGCTGAAGGAAGTGGCACGCACCCACGACGAACTGGATGCACTGGGCCTGAGCCGCCAGTTCCTGGTCATCAATGGCATCCTCGACCCTGACGAAGCGGTAGCGGACCCGCTGGCCATGGCCATTGTCCGTCGCGAGCAGGCCGCGCTGCAGGCGATGCCTGCGGCGCTGCAGTCCCTGCCGGTGGACCGGCTGGCGCTGAAGGCGTTCAATCTGGTCGGGCTGGATGCATTGCGCCAGCTGCTGGCGCCTTCGTTGCTGCCGGCCGGGAGCGAGCCGCCGGCGCTGGACGCGCTGCGGGCGCCGCCGCTGTCATCACTGATCGATGCGCTGGCCGGCGCCGGTCATGGCCTGATCATGCTGATGGGCAAGGGTGGGGTCGGCAAGACCACGATGGCTGCCGCCATTGCCGTGGCACTGGCAAGGCGGGGACGGGATGTGCACCTGTCCACTTCGGACCCTGCCGCCCATCTGACCGATACGCTGGCGGGCGAGCTGGCGCACCTGACGGTCAGCCGGATCGATCCGCAGGCGGAGACTGCACGCTATCGCCGGCATGTGCTGGAGACCCGGGGCCGGCTGCTGGATGACGCGGGCCGGGCCCTGCTGGAAGAGGACCTGCGTTCGCCATGCACGGAAGAGATCGCCGTGTTCCAGGCGTTCTCCCGCATTATCCGCGAGGCCGGCAAGCGCTTTGTAGTCATGGATACGGCCCCCACCGGCCATACGCTGTTGCTGCTCGATGCCACTGGAGCCTATCACCGTGACATGGTGCGGCAGATGGGGGACAGCAAGCTGCACTTCACGACACCGATGATGCAGCTGCAGGATCCCGCGCAAACCCGGGTCATCATCACCACGCTGGCGGAAACCACGCCGGTGCTCGAAGCCGCCAGCCTGCAGGCGGACCTGCGCCGCGCGGGCATCGAGCCGTGGGCCTGGATCATCAACAACAGCCTGGCTTGCGCCTCGCCCCGTTCGCCGCTGCTGCGGCAGCGTGCGCACAATGAACGGGTCTGTATCGACGCGGTGGCCTCCCGGCATGCATCACGCTATGCCGTCGTGCCGCTGCAGGCCGACGAGCCGGTCGGCCTGCAGCGGCTGGCCGCGCTGGGTGACTGA
- the arsD gene encoding arsenite efflux transporter metallochaperone ArsD — MKIAIYDPAMCCSTGVCGIEADQTLVQVSADLDWLGKQSGVEVQRFNLALQPMAFADNATVKGFLERSGQEALPLVLLDGEVVLAGRYPRRAELARWAGVSLLPVSDSGCCGSCC; from the coding sequence ATGAAAATTGCCATCTATGACCCAGCCATGTGCTGCAGCACCGGCGTATGCGGGATCGAAGCCGATCAAACCCTGGTGCAGGTTTCAGCCGACCTGGACTGGCTCGGCAAGCAGTCTGGCGTTGAGGTTCAGCGCTTCAATCTGGCCCTGCAGCCAATGGCGTTTGCTGACAACGCCACGGTGAAGGGATTCCTTGAGCGGTCGGGCCAGGAAGCGCTGCCGCTGGTCCTGCTGGATGGCGAAGTAGTGCTGGCCGGCCGTTATCCGCGTCGGGCCGAACTGGCGCGCTGGGCCGGGGTCAGCCTGCTGCCGGTCAGTGATAGCGGCTGTTGCGGGTCCTGCTGCTGA
- a CDS encoding arsenate reductase ArsC yields MNILFLCTGNSCRSILAEATFNALAPAGLRAMSAGSRPAGHVHPRSLALLQRKGLMQEGLYSKSQDALPLAPDVVITVCAGAAGEACPVYPGPVVRAHWGVEDPAGATGSDDEIDAAFESAYRLLRVRIEALLALPLDAMAHDRAAFGAALARIGEQGR; encoded by the coding sequence ATGAATATCCTGTTTCTGTGCACCGGCAATTCATGCCGGTCGATTCTGGCCGAGGCCACGTTCAATGCCCTGGCGCCGGCCGGCCTTCGGGCGATGAGCGCCGGCAGCCGGCCCGCCGGCCATGTTCATCCGCGTTCGCTGGCGCTGCTGCAGCGCAAGGGGCTCATGCAGGAAGGGCTGTACAGCAAGTCGCAGGATGCCCTGCCGCTGGCGCCCGATGTCGTCATCACCGTCTGTGCCGGCGCGGCGGGTGAAGCCTGTCCCGTCTATCCGGGCCCGGTCGTGCGGGCGCACTGGGGGGTCGAGGACCCGGCCGGGGCGACCGGCAGCGATGACGAGATCGATGCGGCGTTCGAGTCGGCCTATCGCCTGCTGCGGGTCCGGATCGAAGCGCTGCTGGCTCTGCCGCTGGACGCAATGGCGCATGACCGTGCAGCGTTCGGCGCCGCGCTGGCACGCATCGGCGAACAGGGCCGCTGA
- a CDS encoding ArsR/SmtB family transcription factor — MEKQTAVTLFESLSSGVRLDVYRLLVRMGTEGMVAGQIACELDIPPSSLSFHLKGMVWAGLLSVEQEGRFQRYRANIPLMLDLIAYLTAECCAGQPGACAGMRAAVPQIEPLLPPLSPACKAK; from the coding sequence ATGGAAAAACAAACTGCTGTCACTCTCTTCGAATCCCTGTCCTCCGGGGTGCGTCTGGACGTGTACCGTCTGCTGGTCCGCATGGGGACGGAAGGCATGGTCGCCGGGCAGATCGCCTGCGAGCTCGATATCCCGCCCAGCAGCCTGTCGTTCCACCTGAAGGGCATGGTGTGGGCCGGTCTGCTGAGTGTCGAGCAGGAAGGCCGCTTCCAGCGCTACCGGGCCAATATTCCGCTCATGCTGGACCTGATCGCTTACCTGACCGCCGAGTGCTGTGCCGGTCAGCCCGGTGCCTGCGCCGGCATGCGCGCTGCCGTGCCGCAGATCGAACCGCTGCTGCCACCGCTTTCTCCTGCCTGCAAAGCGAAGTGA
- a CDS encoding AraC family transcriptional regulator yields MENPAADPYPLSPRHVVVTARDYPDGELFPAHAHRRGQFAYADRGVISVHTGAGSWVVPPQRAIWVPSGLTHSMRMQGPVTLLNTYVRASAARRLGLPVHCQVFDVSPLLRQLLHKAVSIPARYADDSRDGHLMGLLLYEIADMPALSLNAPLPAEPRLARVCRDLLAQPSLDVGIDDMAARAGMSRRTFTRLFRHYTGISYLEWRQQACLLAAVVRLGHGEPVTRVAMELGYSSPSAFSTVFRRVLGASPSRYFSGGL; encoded by the coding sequence ATGGAAAATCCTGCCGCCGATCCGTACCCGCTGTCGCCGCGCCATGTCGTGGTGACGGCGCGCGACTATCCGGATGGCGAGCTGTTCCCGGCGCATGCCCATCGGCGCGGTCAGTTTGCCTATGCCGATCGCGGGGTCATTTCCGTGCATACCGGGGCGGGCAGCTGGGTGGTGCCACCGCAGCGGGCGATCTGGGTCCCTTCCGGCCTGACGCACTCGATGCGGATGCAGGGGCCGGTCACCCTGCTCAATACCTATGTCCGTGCCAGTGCGGCCCGCCGGCTGGGGTTGCCGGTCCACTGCCAGGTGTTCGACGTGTCGCCGCTGTTGCGGCAACTGCTGCACAAGGCCGTCAGTATTCCCGCACGCTATGCGGACGACAGCCGCGATGGCCACCTGATGGGCTTGCTGCTGTACGAGATCGCGGACATGCCGGCCCTGTCGCTGAATGCGCCGCTGCCGGCCGAACCCCGGCTGGCGCGGGTGTGCCGTGACCTGCTGGCGCAGCCCTCGCTGGATGTCGGCATCGACGACATGGCGGCACGGGCAGGGATGAGCCGGCGCACCTTCACCCGGCTGTTTCGCCACTACACCGGCATCAGCTATCTGGAGTGGCGCCAGCAGGCCTGCCTGCTGGCGGCCGTCGTCCGCCTCGGTCACGGCGAGCCGGTAACCCGGGTCGCCATGGAGCTGGGCTACAGCAGCCCGAGCGCTTTCAGTACGGTATTCCGCCGCGTGCTGGGCGCGTCGCCCAGTCGCTATTTTTCCGGCGGATTGTGA
- a CDS encoding EamA family transporter — translation MQTRHLFLAVLVTAVWGFNFPITKLGLAAIDPLLLTAIRFTLSALPWVFFIRRPQVGLHWLAGYGLIFGVAMWALINLGIELGVPPGSAALLIQFSAFFTLGWGVLLFRESLSLPQVAGLLLAVAGLLGILVSSPAGDTRLGLALVLVSALAWSIGNVIIKLSRVREVFAFVVWASLFAPLPLFLLGWLTHGAAPYVRLAAQLDRAAVFSLLFQVYAATHFCYWGWNLLLREYPVSRVAPLSLLIPVFGIAGSMLIAGQHPGTTGWISMALVLSALAISQMKGRMLVGRRAVG, via the coding sequence ATGCAGACAAGACACCTGTTCCTGGCCGTTCTGGTCACCGCAGTCTGGGGATTCAATTTCCCGATTACCAAACTTGGCCTGGCTGCCATCGACCCGCTGCTGCTGACCGCCATCCGCTTCACCCTCTCGGCCCTGCCGTGGGTATTTTTCATCCGGCGGCCGCAGGTCGGCCTGCACTGGCTGGCTGGCTACGGGCTGATCTTCGGCGTGGCCATGTGGGCACTGATCAATCTGGGTATCGAACTTGGCGTTCCGCCGGGCAGCGCCGCGCTGCTGATCCAGTTCAGCGCGTTCTTCACGCTGGGCTGGGGGGTCTTGCTGTTTCGCGAAAGCCTGAGTCTGCCGCAGGTCGCCGGCCTGCTGCTGGCAGTGGCCGGACTGCTCGGCATTCTCGTTTCCAGCCCGGCCGGTGACACCCGGCTCGGCCTGGCACTGGTGCTGGTCAGCGCCCTGGCCTGGAGCATCGGCAATGTGATCATCAAGCTGTCCCGGGTTCGCGAGGTGTTCGCCTTTGTGGTCTGGGCCAGCCTGTTCGCCCCGCTTCCGCTGTTTCTGCTGGGCTGGCTGACGCACGGTGCGGCACCCTATGTCCGGCTGGCCGCGCAGCTGGACCGGGCCGCGGTGTTTTCGCTGCTGTTCCAGGTCTACGCGGCCACGCATTTCTGCTACTGGGGCTGGAATCTGCTGCTGCGCGAATATCCGGTATCACGCGTCGCACCACTGTCACTGCTGATCCCGGTCTTCGGCATTGCCGGTTCCATGCTGATCGCCGGCCAGCACCCCGGCACCACGGGCTGGATCTCCATGGCGCTGGTCCTGTCCGCACTGGCGATCAGCCAGATGAAAGGGCGAATGCTGGTGGGACGCCGCGCCGTCGGCTGA
- a CDS encoding Tll0287-like domain-containing protein: MNRFSLLACCALICLPAWATDAPAVATPQDAANLLLTRLGTALKQEMSTRGPVSAISVCRDLAPKLAGEISRETGWKVTRVSLKPRNPMLGMADEWEQRQLLDFDARARAGVAPATLQQTAIVGMPTGKVQRYLKAIPVQTLCLSCHGSREQIPADVSQALARDYPHDKATGYLEGMIRGAVSVTRPLD; the protein is encoded by the coding sequence ATGAACCGTTTCTCCCTGCTGGCCTGCTGTGCGCTGATCTGCCTGCCGGCCTGGGCAACCGATGCCCCGGCCGTCGCCACCCCGCAAGATGCCGCCAACCTGCTGCTGACCCGTCTTGGCACGGCGCTGAAACAGGAAATGAGCACGCGCGGTCCGGTGTCGGCCATCAGTGTGTGCCGCGATCTGGCACCGAAGCTGGCCGGTGAGATCTCGCGCGAAACCGGCTGGAAAGTCACCCGGGTCAGCCTCAAGCCGCGCAACCCGATGCTGGGCATGGCGGACGAATGGGAACAACGGCAACTGCTCGACTTTGACGCCCGGGCCAGGGCCGGCGTGGCGCCGGCCACGCTGCAGCAAACCGCCATCGTCGGCATGCCGACCGGCAAGGTACAGCGCTACCTGAAGGCGATTCCGGTCCAGACACTGTGCCTGAGCTGTCACGGCAGCCGCGAGCAGATCCCGGCCGATGTCAGCCAGGCGCTGGCACGCGACTACCCGCATGACAAGGCCACCGGTTATCTGGAAGGCATGATCCGCGGTGCGGTGTCAGTGACCCGTCCGCTCGACTGA
- a CDS encoding helix-turn-helix domain-containing protein, which yields MTVETNAPTCTMDTMISPGDALHPQSEWLFQPPPALADCVCHGLIKNLPGGPYLLPAGLQPIFLLVLDGGIRFLHANRQQQMARLNLCGGTQGPRQAWAAPGTRILTLSVKPGQLRRLIDMPAATIVDSRSPLDTLLRGEDLGELARCETALAATRDPSQQVAAFFRLLFSLRRRRAGLDADLHLPIDLLATAPGELADRFGISQRQFERRFLASYGQSLRSFRQQLRCSRLIAACICGQRRIDSWAGLAAEAGYFDQSHLHHDLQRFTGHTPGQLAAGLARDDPAFWPYRIASTRMGQLFGPSGY from the coding sequence ATGACAGTGGAAACCAACGCCCCGACCTGCACCATGGACACCATGATCTCCCCCGGAGACGCCCTTCACCCGCAGTCCGAGTGGCTGTTCCAGCCGCCCCCCGCGCTGGCGGACTGCGTCTGCCACGGGCTGATCAAGAACCTTCCCGGCGGACCGTACCTGCTGCCGGCCGGCCTGCAGCCGATCTTCCTGCTGGTGCTGGACGGTGGCATCCGCTTTCTGCATGCGAACCGGCAGCAGCAGATGGCCCGGCTCAATCTGTGCGGCGGCACCCAGGGCCCCCGCCAGGCATGGGCCGCGCCCGGCACCCGCATCCTGACCCTGTCGGTGAAGCCGGGGCAGTTGCGGCGACTGATCGACATGCCGGCGGCGACCATCGTCGACAGCCGGAGCCCGCTGGACACCCTGCTGCGGGGTGAGGATCTCGGCGAGCTGGCACGCTGCGAAACCGCGCTGGCCGCGACCCGCGACCCGTCGCAGCAGGTCGCCGCGTTCTTTCGCCTGCTGTTCAGCCTGCGCCGGCGCCGGGCCGGACTCGATGCAGACCTGCACCTGCCGATTGATCTGCTCGCCACGGCCCCCGGCGAACTGGCCGACCGCTTCGGCATCAGCCAGCGCCAGTTCGAACGCCGTTTTCTTGCCAGCTATGGCCAGTCGCTGCGCAGCTTCCGCCAGCAACTGCGCTGCAGCCGGCTGATTGCCGCCTGCATCTGCGGACAACGCCGCATCGACTCCTGGGCCGGACTGGCGGCCGAAGCCGGCTATTTCGACCAGTCCCACCTGCACCACGACCTGCAGCGCTTTACCGGCCATACCCCCGGCCAGCTGGCGGCCGGCCTTGCCCGCGACGATCCGGCGTTCTGGCCGTACCGGATCGCCTCCACCCGGATGGGCCAGCTGTTTGGTCCATCGGGCTATTGA
- a CDS encoding DUF2867 domain-containing protein, with amino-acid sequence MLDHIPLTSLLHHDLPAGAYQDCCIEALPATVNIEQALLAFFGSSPAWLLALMALRNRLVTPLGLKTARAAPGPVPTPFRVGQRIGIFRILALDEQEVVLGENDSHLDFRTSLQLLHGPAGPQLAMSIWVKTHNAVGVCYFALVRPFHRLIVPIMARATVRRLCGIAG; translated from the coding sequence ATGCTGGACCACATTCCGCTCACCTCCCTGCTGCACCACGACCTGCCGGCCGGCGCCTATCAGGACTGCTGCATTGAAGCCCTGCCGGCCACGGTCAATATCGAGCAGGCGCTGCTTGCCTTTTTCGGCAGTTCTCCCGCCTGGCTGCTCGCCCTGATGGCGCTGCGCAACCGGCTGGTCACCCCGCTCGGACTGAAAACCGCCCGCGCGGCGCCCGGCCCTGTCCCGACGCCGTTCCGGGTCGGCCAGCGCATCGGCATTTTCCGCATCCTGGCACTCGACGAGCAGGAAGTGGTGCTGGGGGAAAACGACAGTCATCTGGATTTCCGCACCTCGCTGCAACTGCTGCACGGGCCGGCCGGCCCGCAGCTGGCCATGTCCATCTGGGTGAAAACCCACAATGCCGTCGGCGTCTGCTACTTCGCACTGGTCAGGCCCTTCCACCGCCTGATTGTCCCGATCATGGCCCGGGCCACCGTGCGTCGGCTGTGCGGGATTGCCGGGTGA
- a CDS encoding TonB-dependent receptor yields the protein MPIYSHYVRLCPVSAALLLALGSPCVQAGGSALDTVVVTGARVPTRISELPRSTWVVDADEIALQARAGVPLKVLLGQLVPSLDVGPQGRSNYGQNLRGRSMQVMIDGVSLNSSRAVSRQFDSIDPYQIDRIEVLSGATALYGGGASGGVVNIVTRRGSEGLHFNTELGLRSGFETGSDHDWRAGQSVSAGNDRVTGRLGVAYRHNGAAYDAAGRQVTPDITQTDLQYNRQLDILGNLDFRLPAGQRLKLTTQYYDSGFHGDKALYLGPNLAGALRGRTEWLAVRDGFQSDVVPRSTRAMAMFDYVLPQVPGGQDLYLQGSWRSEKLDFYPFPGVITGMTVRPPRVPYYSTSRQRTGTRALKVALVKSLGAARFTYGIDLDREKFRARQVLFDARRGMASGGLVFRRMAEVGRYPGFRVEGRSLFIQSDWQPAESWGLSAGLRHQRMAISVDDFVDTRQQVLMANRIGTSSDAIPGGRNHYAVTLPNAGVVYRFNAANQYYVNYAEGFELPDPAKYYGQGDYALSGGHRGHWALKRGVSVTGSPLAGIKTRQLEAGWRGRVGKLSGQIAAFHAWSDRSIEFQKSTLAIRVLDQGTRNHGLEGRLDYLLNAHWTVGGTALGIQSREQQGGRWQKQSVTTASPSKTTLHVHWQDGPLQLRLQGVRSFPLRDAGRQTLEGFTLADLLGSYKLPRGTLNFGVQNLFDRQYPTLWSQRARLFYDRMVAPEVVDFQGRGRTFSLAYGIDY from the coding sequence ATGCCCATTTATTCCCACTATGTTCGTTTATGCCCTGTCTCTGCCGCATTGCTGCTGGCACTGGGCAGTCCTTGCGTCCAGGCTGGCGGTTCGGCCCTGGACACGGTTGTGGTGACCGGCGCCCGGGTGCCGACCCGGATCAGCGAGCTGCCCCGCAGCACCTGGGTGGTGGATGCTGACGAGATTGCCCTGCAGGCGCGTGCCGGCGTGCCGCTCAAGGTGCTGCTGGGCCAGTTGGTTCCGAGCCTCGATGTTGGCCCGCAAGGGCGCAGCAACTATGGCCAGAACCTGCGGGGACGCTCGATGCAGGTGATGATCGACGGGGTGTCGCTGAACAGTTCTCGCGCGGTCAGCAGGCAGTTCGATTCGATCGATCCGTACCAGATCGACCGCATCGAAGTGCTGTCGGGCGCGACCGCCCTCTACGGTGGCGGGGCGTCCGGTGGTGTCGTCAATATCGTGACCCGGCGGGGCTCCGAGGGGCTGCACTTCAATACCGAACTCGGGTTGCGCTCCGGTTTTGAAACCGGCAGCGATCATGACTGGCGCGCCGGGCAGTCGGTCTCCGCCGGCAATGACCGGGTGACCGGTCGACTTGGGGTGGCCTATCGTCACAATGGCGCGGCTTATGACGCGGCAGGCCGTCAGGTCACGCCCGATATCACCCAGACTGATCTGCAGTACAACCGCCAGCTCGACATCCTCGGCAACCTGGACTTCAGGCTGCCCGCCGGGCAGCGGCTGAAGCTGACGACGCAGTACTACGATTCAGGTTTTCACGGCGACAAGGCGCTCTATCTCGGACCGAATCTCGCGGGCGCATTGCGCGGGCGGACGGAATGGCTGGCGGTCCGGGATGGCTTCCAGTCGGACGTGGTGCCGCGCTCGACGCGCGCGATGGCGATGTTCGACTATGTGCTGCCACAGGTGCCAGGGGGACAGGATTTGTATCTGCAGGGGTCGTGGCGCAGTGAAAAACTGGATTTCTATCCGTTTCCTGGTGTTATCACCGGCATGACGGTGAGGCCGCCACGCGTGCCGTACTACAGTACATCGCGTCAGCGCACCGGCACCCGGGCGCTGAAGGTGGCACTGGTCAAGTCGCTTGGCGCGGCCAGGTTCACTTACGGGATCGATCTTGACCGCGAGAAGTTCCGGGCGCGGCAGGTGCTGTTCGATGCACGGCGGGGAATGGCGTCGGGGGGGCTCGTGTTCCGGCGCATGGCTGAAGTCGGGCGCTACCCCGGGTTCCGGGTGGAAGGCCGCTCGCTGTTTATCCAGTCCGACTGGCAACCGGCTGAAAGCTGGGGTCTGAGCGCAGGGCTGCGGCATCAACGCATGGCGATCAGCGTGGATGACTTTGTCGATACCCGCCAGCAGGTACTGATGGCCAATCGCATCGGCACGTCGTCTGATGCGATTCCCGGGGGGAGGAACCACTATGCGGTCACCTTGCCGAATGCCGGCGTGGTGTACCGCTTCAATGCCGCCAATCAGTACTACGTGAATTATGCGGAGGGTTTCGAGCTGCCCGACCCGGCCAAATACTATGGGCAGGGCGACTATGCGCTATCCGGCGGACATCGCGGGCACTGGGCACTGAAGAGGGGCGTCAGTGTGACGGGTTCGCCGCTTGCGGGCATCAAGACCCGGCAGCTGGAAGCGGGCTGGCGAGGGCGCGTCGGCAAGCTGTCGGGCCAGATCGCCGCCTTCCATGCCTGGTCCGACCGGAGCATCGAATTCCAGAAATCGACGCTGGCCATCCGTGTGCTGGATCAGGGCACCCGGAATCATGGCCTGGAAGGGCGTCTCGATTATCTGCTGAATGCCCACTGGACCGTGGGCGGGACGGCCCTCGGTATTCAGTCCCGGGAACAGCAGGGTGGCCGCTGGCAAAAACAGTCCGTGACCACTGCCAGCCCGTCCAAGACCACGCTGCACGTGCACTGGCAGGACGGGCCACTGCAACTGCGCCTGCAGGGCGTGCGGAGTTTCCCGTTGCGCGATGCCGGGAGGCAGACGCTGGAGGGGTTCACGCTGGCCGATCTGCTTGGCAGCTACAAGCTGCCACGAGGCACGCTGAACTTCGGCGTGCAGAACCTGTTCGATCGCCAGTATCCGACGCTGTGGAGTCAGCGTGCCCGGCTCTTTTATGACCGGATGGTGGCCCCGGAGGTCGTCGACTTTCAGGGGCGTGGACGGACGTTCAGCCTGGCGTATGGCATTGACTACTGA